The segment cggagagatcaggcgcagaaccaacggctttacgtgctttccgaggcacgccGGGGGTAACACTTCGCCAACTTCCCAAATACAATAGTTTATAAAGTCCATCTTATCATTAGCCATTTAAACGTTCGCGTAATGTATTTGCGAATGTTCCTCGTAAATCAACCAAGTGAGGCCGTTTATTGCGTCCGACGGCGTTACAAATAGATTTATAGCTTCTCATTTAGCTTCAATAGTTATCCGTAATAGATTAAAAGACAAATGTATTATCCTTTTAAATTGAGAGCTATCTTCAACAATCACGAATTGGAAAAAGAACTAATGTCTAACAGAATAATAGAATATCAAAGATTTTGTTGTACTTTTACCATCAAACACTAATAAATAAGATTCTCATTACGGAATTCACAATGAGTCGATTTAATTTTCTATGACACAATGATTATAAcggaaaacattaaaaatagcattttttCTCTCTACGCAACGTAATATTTCCATGACATCTTAATGAATTTGTTGTATGTGATgtcaagatttattttatttttctacgtaTACATCGCTTCCATAACAACTTAGTGGAAATTGTACATTCGTAATGACaagttttttaattcattttatagaaCGCAGTATCAACCGCGCTTCCCTTCCTATCGCTGTGGTTCTTCAGTATTGCCCTGAGTCGGACCTTGGACTGGCTGCGAGGCAAGGACATTATCACAACAACTACAGCCAGGAAAATTGGCACACTTTTCGgtaattaataagtatattgaaTAAGTAAATGTATAATGTACAGTCACCCACAAAAGTAACTTAATTGACTCAttgtacatgatattatatacaatgtaaattttttatatcaatcaaATTTTTAGCCGCTTGTTCACAAGTCTCAGTTAGGTAgaaagctatttttatatttgatccATAACATAGTGACGTCACAGACATCAGACTGTGTCTGTGCAAGCGAGACAGCGAAACGTTTTTCCCTCCGCCTTTTTCTTACATAAAgtctttgttaattttaatgaatgtcTAATTTAAAGGCTGTCTTTACTAATGGTGTTTGTTGTCAGTTTCAAAATGTCcgagatattaaagaaaataatgattCTGTTAAATCATCTGTAACTAGATTATGATTTGTGCAGCATCCGCGGTGCCGGCGGCGTGCCTGCTGGCGCTGTGCTACATCGGGTGCAACCGCGGCGCGGCGGTGGTGCTGATGGCGGTCGGCATCACCTGCATCGGCGGCATGTTCTGCGGGTTCCTCTCCAACCACATCGATATCGCACCTAACTTCGcaggtaattataaaaaacttattgaTATACAAGGTGTCCCAaaaaagtagtgtcaagcggaggtgctctatctctggacctccgcttgacactactttctgggacaccttGTATGTTTAAAATGGTCTTCGCTCTAGACGTAACTGAATAAAGAAATCCTATTTCTtggtttttattgtgtttactttttttttataatacaaagcttTTTTCTCATGTGTGCCGACCCTAGCTAATTTTACCTAAAGTATGTTATtagaatgtttatatttttttaacagttaaatatatattattgacaTTTCACTGAAATCTTCCAGGTACTCTGATGGCTATCACCAACACAGTGGCTACAATTCCAGGCATTGTCGTGCCTATTTTCGTTGGAATATTGACTCATGGCAATGTAAGTGCTACtcgacagtttttttttaaataaaattgtttcttttgGAATGCAGTTTCAGGAAAGGAAACtttaatgcaaaatataaaaaaaaactattataagcataatatcgtattttaaaattttacttaaaattttgaatcataaatagcttttttatttaatttatttaccgtGTTCTTAGCTTTAATTACTCATATGTCAtagccatttaaaaaaaaactttttttttaaatccttttttttagCAAACCATCTCAGCATGGCGGGTGATATTCTTCGTGACGATAGGGTTGTACATCATTGAGATCGTGGTGTACACGTTATTCGGTTCCGGCGAGGAGCAGCCCTGGAACCGAGTACCCGAAAGGAAAGAAGATATCGAAACCAAACCTCTTAACAATGATGTGGAAAAGACccacgtttaatatttttatcggttTTAGATAAAGTTTTGTTGGTAAgactgcaaaaatatttattgctaaaatgatatctttttttagattattatggtcgaaattatttttggttaaatGGTTTTGTAGGTGTGAAACTAGATGctaaagtttgtcctgcacacaataaCCCACCATGTTAGTACGCATTAGTAATTAAtgaactgcctaaaatgtctttgttacatgtctcacatacttcttatttatattataataatgatatttcaataattctaatTTGGCATAATCATACCTATATCtttatgtaatgtaattattgAAAGACGACCaaccgatcatgttgtgtttgcctgtttaatattactacttttttttattttctcttgactgaaaattatgattgtaaatgtaggcgaatgctcgctgtacgccgttatttaagtatgaatttatgttttcttttatttcctgtttttaattttattttatgccgctccaggtttaattgaatggatttcatcttatcccatgttaacggtgatgtgcgtgcattagcttatataactattgtgactatgtacaagacttggaaaaaaaatacaaaagacgtactgaacaattgatgacaaaaaagaaagcccggagtttctttctgctcttcttcttcgggtagtcatcacttaggtagccagtgaaaggctggtaggttagctaggttagggatcatgtcctcgccggtgaggatcgcgacgcgttacccttccatttccccctacttgccagcccgagctggttacttcggtttgtaccttgtttttattaaacattttaaccctaatttaaaatgcccatagttatataagtaactttaatagttatttagaaatcataataattattcttatgctttattttgacgtatcataagtgcaactttgttcgcctatgtgatacttaaataaagtattttatttttatctaccatcagctaatattaattttaaataaaataattttctgctGGCAATGAAATAAGTACATGAAGACTAGATTGTTTTGAatgcaaatgaaaaaaaaaattataagcgataattttaatgtagtaatatcattatcacaaataaaaaccttttttcttGATATAAAATGCGAACTATTTGATTAGAGTTGAACTTAATGCGTGTGATGTTACGGCTGAATTATGTACGGACGCGATAATGAGTTACTATGAACAGATACtgcctaatttaaaaaaaaaaacatattttgaaaatagaattagAGCTTGGTTTTAGTGTGACGTCATTAAAGTGCTTATTGTGACGTCACAAACGCGCGTCAGTCGCGTATTGGTCATTATGTCATGTCTCTATAATGCGGTTGGAATGCGGACAAGGACCTCTTGCGCGAGAAAAATATATCATGTCTAAACATTAAGGATTATATTTGGTAGGTTTTTGCCATGattaatactaaattatttagCGAATTTTAATACTAACACGCTTTTATGATTTTGAATGAGTACTTATTGGATCTTCATAAATGTATCCTTAGGCTATACTATATAGACTGCTATAAATTTcttaagttatattttgttataaactttcggtataatatcaataatacctttacatatattatttaaaaaatatatatattttatgaacttATTTTAGACATACAATAGTTTGGaactatatttttgtacttatgATATTGTACACGGAATCaatttgtacaataatttaaatacttactaaaatggcgtatttttgtaatataaattattcaagtaCTATATAATGTTAAAGCTTTATGtgtggattttaataatatcaatatttatatcgtaAGACGTTCGCTTACCAAAGACAAATATGTACTTACCTCAATTACATATGccgtgttttaaataaaatttgtattattatattttatgtttatttacactttttacAAAGCCCACAGACATTTTAAATGCAATCAACATTTGAATTGAGAATGAATGAAAATAAGAACTTAGACATGTTTTTCATTCCTTCACACTACATAATCACAATTTCCAATTTTTGTCTGAGTGTCTAACCCTCAGGCCACATATAATAGCccttctaattttaaattcacaatACTGTCAATCTTGTGACTATCTTCAGGTCAAACAAAAAGGCTAGGATTACCAAATATGACGTGATCGCCCTTTTTATTTCGAATTCAGAATAACTGTTAATCTTGTGACTATCTTCAGGTCAAACAAAAAAGCTGGGATTGTCAACTATGATGTAATCGCCcttctaatttcaaattcacAATAACTGTCAATCTTGTGACTATCTTCaggtgaaacaaaaatattgggTCTACCATAACATACACCATTCACTTAACTCTAACCAGCTTGGCGATATAGGTGGGTCCGAAGTTAGCGGCGACGTCGGGCAGCACCAGTTGTCCGTACTTGGGTGCGGCGGAACCCGCGCCTAACTTCAGCGTGCTGCTGAACCCCGAAAATGATGACGTCATGTctctgtaataaattatattgtaaaggGTAAACATAGATACaagttcttatttattatagtgaATGTGATTGAATGTGGAAGAGTTTAAAATCATCAGTATCCAAAATCAACGAAAGTGAATTGCTGTTGTAATTTAGAAATCGTCAGTGAATTTCTACTAACCACCGTTTTCAACAAACGACCACAACCACTTTTTCGACCGTCGTCAAAAGAACCAATTTGAACAAAGCATTTTTGACATGCTTCCAAATtacttattgtgattggtttatTCCCGAGACTcaatcgaagattaagatttgGATCGTTAATGAAAACAGCTGTTGATCAGTAGTCACATGAAAACATTTGGATCTATTTAAAGAAATTCTTTCCAAAGACTTTGTTCATACTTGAAATCATTAATATCTGAAATCAAATATACCACTCGTGACTAACTTCAGAgccattaaaaatatacgaaacTTGATACAATGAACACTTACTTGACTGTCGCTACGATGCCATGTGATTCGAAGGCGTGCTTCAGCGATAAATGTACGACTCCATCGTTCTGCACCGGGCTGAGGGAACACGTAGAGTACACCACCGTGCCACCTACTTTCACTAGCCGAAGGGCGTTGCTgtaaagagaatataatatagtcgagaatatttaatatacgagttgacccgacagacgtctcgtcttaactataaatttgcagcgcgcattctgtcaatcgctgacagttgtatcaaacaattgacagttatataaaattaatactttctttaagttttcttaaattttctaacgttccgctcaacttacttaatttttctttcataagatctttctcctgataataacaaacacaacaaaaaaaaatagtgaaatcggtccagccgttcacgcatgatggcgtgaccaagggaaatagggattcattttttatattatatagaatatactatagAGCCATAAAGGAAAAATGCTTTAGATATACCTGCACCATCAAATGTGACGAATACCGGGAGAAATAACATCTCTATTTGGTTTAGTACATCGCGCTATAACTGTTAAATGTTAACGTGAtgtcattagataaaaaaattgacagtttatttatatattgattgAATACTCACAATCtgggattttaataaaaattaaaatgttaatgaatAGAAATACCTTCTACACTAAATTTAGTGACTATATTACGAATTAGGGgcgaaatttataaacaatactctCCATGTTTTTAGATCGATTTCGGAAACGATGAATGatgaatcaaaataaagttaagccgctgaagagtttgttggtTTGAACACGCCAATCTCAGggactactaaaccgattttgattttttttcaataatagaaAGCTGAGTATGAatacttttatcctgggaaaatatttatggaaacactttcacacgggcggaatCGCAGGCAAAATTATAAACTCACGTCAACAACGCGGACTGCATCTCTGGTATCTTGAGCCGCTCCTTTATCCTGTCCGGTCTGAATATGTTGTTCTCGTCCACGTTTACAGAGTGTCTGTCTGTTGTACACGGCACGTCCACCAACACCTAAAACCACACACATTTATAATGTTCTATgtccaattttattacaatatcagccctgtattatatactgccccactgctgggcacgggcctcttctactactgagagggattaggccttagtccaccacgctggcttagtgcggaattttagacttcacacaccttcgaaattcctatagagagaacttctcaggtatgcaggttttcttacgatgttttccttcaccgtcaaagcaagcgataatcacaaagaatacacaaatattttttagaaaagtcagttaGTTCTATTATCCTTCgaaattatgaaacaaagtctcCCACCGCGTCTGTCTGAAAGCCATGAACTCAAAACTTCGAAAATGTTTCAATGAAATTGGTATTGAGACAGTTTGAGATGATATAGGCTACTCTTTACATCAGGAAATAAATGGtgggtcttttatcccggaataactCTATCACGCAGTCGAAACCGCGACCAAAAactagtaaagaaataaaattaactcataGCGGCGCTGTACTAACAGATTATTCAATATTCTTGCAATTCGTTATTATTTGTGCGATTTTTCGCATTTTCCATACGTCTGTTGTGCGCTACATCGCGTATAATTACAAcctgattattataaattacataattatcagcagccacaggatgtccaaTTCGGAACACGGGCCTCCcccaaaattaatttacaaaaactaatttattaagataaaagTACAGTAGATATATCTgcataatagatattttaatatcatcctTATTTACCCCAGTTTACACAATTACCTTATCAAATCCGTAATCGTCAGTGAACACCCGTCCGTCGACCCGTTTGAACATAACACGTTCACTCCACTTATTGCTTGTTTCGAAGTCAAACAAATAGTCtttgaaaatcttttttgttctagaaaataaattaaattcggtATAGTTTTTGACACAAACTAAGACATTTctgcataaaatttaatttaaaaataattataatcatatagCATGACattttaactcttggtctctcgtggctcgccggcgagccaagacagctacatgacatttgcgtgtgtcacgggattataaccttatatactacataataaggttatttttccgtcacacgcgtagctgtttgacaagtcatgacgggttaatctGGTTTGAAGTTAGTCACAAGTCAATCattctattgtttttattataaaatcaaatacctAGTGAGTTTCCCTTTCAAAAACTCACTAGTATTGGAAATTCTGGCGCATACTAGAATAATCCTTTAATATATGGTAGAAATATACTTTTGCTATATATTTCCTATCTactgttgttttacatttaacaaCTTCACTTGGCTTCTAGACCTTCACTTTTATAATGTGATATCACTCATGACTAACTTCAAGTCGCTCAAAATAAGAAGAAAACACTATTCATGACGTAAATATGTCTATTATACAAGATCAATCTCACCTATTGGACCTGGATATTGATACATCATTGCATATAATGATGTCAGGCAAGAGTGTTTGAAGTGCTATGAGCGCCTTCCCGCCTGGAGCCGAGCATAGATCTAGGACCCTGTCGCCGGCCTGTAGACCTAGTGCTAGTACTGCTAACACGCTGCCGCAGTCTAGTGGGTAGTAGTTGTATACACCTGGAGTACATAGATGGAGTGAATATTACGATTGTGATAAATTAACTTGATGGACTGATATGTCAGACATGAAGCTAGATACAGAACTGGGCAAAATAcatgatttgttttaattaaaatttacaaaatactgtcTTGCatgtatttgaaatacaaaataattttaagtcatgtaattgaaatataaaatacttatagtattttaattatgtctGTTTAACATACAAAATTCAGTCAGGTGTTAGGTAATGCAAATAGAATCGAATGAATCCAGCCTGTAAAGAAGAATTTCTTTTCATGaacaatagattttataatgtaGCTAAGCACTATCAGACATACTTTTGTTGGggaacaaataattattttcagaatGCACCCTTTAACAAGATTGctaaatgtatttatgttttaatgtattttagagccataagtatttgaaatactaattacaaaataccTAAGGGTCaggtattttaaaatctaaattacaaaaaacattttcaagatttaacatacatatttcaatttaaataaataaattactaaaactCTAGCAATAAAAAGACACTAAAGTATTAGAAGGAAATGGCGATAGATAATTTACATTATCATTTCGTTAAATCtatacatagatatttataaatatggaaatattcATTCTTTTGCTTAATATTTATTCCCTTTGCGACacattaatagaataaaataccTGTTTGACATCTCTTTGGTTCTGGAAAGTCGTCCCAATCACTGTGCATTTCATAAGTGAACACTTTTAAATGTTCCGGATACACCAATTCTGATTCAGGTTCAATAGCCAGTGGAAAGTCTGTGTTGGctgaaatgttaaataaattcaagatttttttttgcttacatCATGATTCAAATGTTTTGGTAGAATATTGTGTTGAGCGAGTACCACTTTTAAGATTGAAACTAAAATTGTAACGTAAATGTATTGCCTGAGGCGGCTTGTTCTCTGTTccttaattttattctcaatatCTGCAGTTGCTATATAAGTGACTTGACTTATAAGTGTAACAATATTCATGTATGtgattaataaagtatattattttatttctttaggaACCCAAACcaagtatttttcaattttttttttcatttattagcaCACCAATTATCcatttgaatatgttttgtttattaagtaattattatgcTTACTAGAATAGTATGAATAATGTGTGGACTCTGGTATCCACTCATCCATGCCCTTCAGTTTTGTGGCTGGTAGGAACTGGTACAAAGCTTCTGATGCCAAGCCTAATGAAGGGTCAATGATACGAGATGTGTCTATCTCTGCCTCTGCCAATGACTGATCCAGGGTTTTACTTCCTACATTTCTGTAACAAAACATggatttatcaaaattttattatatgaataatatcaCTCAATATTAACCTGAAActgaaattttacatttaactatTCATATACGACTCAAAAACCAGGTAGGGAACAAGTAGCTAAACcaagatatgttttttttaagcaataataacataataatcttaaaactttctttttacttttttccaGCACGAGCCCCCTgaacctggtggtaagtggagtggggtccaatagaatggcgactcACAAGTCATAATCAGCATTCAACAGTGGAC is part of the Manduca sexta isolate Smith_Timp_Sample1 chromosome 10, JHU_Msex_v1.0, whole genome shotgun sequence genome and harbors:
- the LOC115441912 gene encoding 5-methylcytosine rRNA methyltransferase NSUN4, which encodes MLTISNICKSTSIRSYLLLQARHKNKIHWAKLKKKNSPKYKAMNLFDDFYGSIFGNQWESIKEGLLRRSKYAAVINNYGDPEETMEYLTNRGAHCLRNLIKVQKDFQNQYEPEPKQTEPPDHTNKLQAFAEKLHSDEISNIYPQNGNMPEKLDYSEDKLDTDKVKVKEKINVGSKTLDQSLAEAEIDTSRIIDPSLGLASEALYQFLPATKLKGMDEWIPESTHYSYYSTNTDFPLAIEPESELVYPEHLKVFTYEMHSDWDDFPEPKRCQTGVYNYYPLDCGSVLAVLALGLQAGDRVLDLCSAPGGKALIALQTLLPDIIICNDVSISRSNRTKKIFKDYLFDFETSNKWSERVMFKRVDGRVFTDDYGFDKVLVDVPCTTDRHSVNVDENNIFRPDRIKERLKIPEMQSALLTNALRLVKVGGTVVYSTCSLSPVQNDGVVHLSLKHAFESHGIVATVKDMTSSFSGFSSTLKLGAGSAAPKYGQLVLPDVAANFGPTYIAKLVRVK